TAGTGAGCATCTAACAACGATTTTCCTAGCTGTTCCAAACTCATTGGTGAAGGAGTTTTATAACACCTACGAAACTGCTTCTCCATTTGTTGTACCAAGAAGTGCAAGACTGCTAAACAGCGATTCCgaatttcatcttttcGCTGTTActttattcaaaaaatatgaatCTGAGTTCTTACATGCTGCTAGAGAGAATAAGTGGATTCCAAGAAACTTCAAGTATTCGGAATCCACAATTGAGGGTTTGAGAAATGAATATTCTCAAGCTAAGAAGGATGAATTCATCTTAAAGAACGACTTGCTAAGATTAACTAAGGAAGCTTTTACCGAAATTTTCTTATGCTGGTCTCACATCAAATTCTTACGGGTTTTCATAGAGAGTGTTCTAAGATATGGTTTACCTCCTAATTTCTATTGCTTCGTTCTTAAGCCAAAACATCTAGATGCTGCTAAGAAAGAGCTGATAGAAAAATTCGGTTATTTGGGCGGTAAATCAGGCgcaaatgatgatttgcATGAATACGCAGGTATCGTGGATACAGATTATGAACCCTTTGTCATATATACTGTTTAGTAGCACCCTAGctttacatttttttttagaagTCTGATCTTTCTATAAATACttaataaaagaaaaaaagcaagACAAATTCTTTCTAAAAAGGGAACGaaataacaacaaacaGCCAGACATAAGTACTTGGAGGTTCCAAGATGTTCATCGCAGAGAACAGAAGGAATCAAACTGAAATGTCGAGTGACTTCATAAGCCACCTTTTAAACGTGAATCAAGAACCGCAATTTCATCACGAAGTGAAGCTTCTTCAACGGTTTTAACCAACTCTTTAGTTGACCTAGCAACATCAAATGCAATACCTGCACTACGCTGTTTAAATGCTTTACCTGCATATTCTCCATCCTTACTAGTATCTTCACCATATAATCCCTCCATTCTTAGCACACAATCTTCTAGAACACCAACAACATATTTTGCATGTCCCATACTTTCAACATATCTCGATTGGTTCATTAATGTACTTGTACCTTCTGCCATCTGTTTGACAACATTATTTATCTCATTAGCACCAACACGTAATAAACCAACGGTGGCCTTTGGATTACGGATGCTCTGCAATGTCTGTTGAATTGCCTTTATAACTTCAACTGTTTGATGCTCTAAGTAAAGCAAGAGTTCACGTAATGTGTTGTCTGGGTTTAATGTATTAAACTTATcgatatcaaattcatcctCGTCATCATAATCttcatcctcctcatcAGTGTAGTTCCACCCACTTTTACCAGGTTCCATTTCTTGAGTTGATTGTTCTGTGTGCGTCTTGTGATTCTCAATTGATGCAACATGTGGCTCTGCCATCTTGCTGACTCTCTTACTTTCTCTTCTACTGACCCTCTTGATTaacttttcatcaatatccaGCGCACTACCGGCAGAAGGAAGTCCATTCCCGTAAGTGTTAAAATCCTCCTCAGGCGATCCACCCTCAGTCGACTTCAAGTCCAATTGGGGTTTGTTTAAAGCAGACATTGCTGTGATATCCGTGTTAGATTCAAGAGGCTCAGAAGGCCCGTACCTTTGGGATTGTAATCCACTGTCACGAGTTTGTTGTTTCGATGATACAGGAGAACCTTCAAACAATTGAGAAGACTTGTTAGGCTTTTCAACAGCTTTGCGTGCACCACTGATCGAACCATTCTGTCTCTCAGTAACATTGTTTGTTGAAAGTACTTCCACTTTCtttaaatcatcatcatttctAATAGTCTCATAATCTTCTGGCTCAGAAATACTTGGAGTTGGATTAGCTTTACTGAAACCATTCTGGCTATCAGCTGACTGATAATTATCCTTATAATCAGATCTCTCGATCAAATTAACAGACTCACTCGAACTGTTTGATACGTTATCTCTAGATTCCCCAAATGAATTTGGATGTTCCTTCATTGTATCGGTAACAATGGTGCCAAGGATACCCAAACCGGCACCAGAGACCACAGGCACTGTTTTTATTGGTAAAGCAGATTGTTCAGACCTGTTATCCGAGTTCTGAAGGTTCCTTTCAGATCTTATAGATGATGTTTCCttacttttgtttttcaaaagcaCGTTAGGTGGTACCCCATTTGATTTAGTAGAAATAGTCGTAGGTTTTTCTGGAATTTGCTTAATCGAAGAGgagatttcaaaattgtcACCTACATCATGAGAATTTTTAGTCCTTCCGTCTGAAGcatcaaattgaagattctTGATGTCATTCTTCAGCTTACCTGATCCGACGCCAGTATTCTTAAATACTCTTCCATCCTTGGAGAGATTATTTGATTCTCTTGAAGTATCAGACTGATCAGTAAAGTTATTCAAAGCATGTTGTGTCGTATCAGCGGCTTCGTTTAATCTTTTGAGCGATTTCGTTTCAAAAGGCTTACTATCAATGGTCTTGTTTGGATCATTC
The Pichia kudriavzevii chromosome 2, complete sequence DNA segment above includes these coding regions:
- a CDS encoding uncharacterized protein (PKUD0B07950; similar to Saccharomyces cerevisiae YKL080W (VMA5); ancestral locus Anc_2.634); translated protein: MSHIIISLPETAGVSLSSVQQWLETSIDQGSAEVHSVKLPDFKVATLDSLVAQSEELSKLDGQLYSSIGKVEEILDSIGGKVNKTDIYDDLEKFNWNGGRFRLNKSTDELIKMISSQGLQLDADLRNQYQSYITAKSNLNNVERKQNGDLSVKSLHDIVKKDDYIDSEHLTTIFLAVPNSLVKEFYNTYETASPFVVPRSARLLNSDSEFHLFAVTLFKKYESEFLHAARENKWIPRNFKYSESTIEGLRNEYSQAKKDEFILKNDLLRLTKEAFTEIFLCWSHIKFLRVFIESVLRYGLPPNFYCFVLKPKHLDAAKKELIEKFGYLGGKSGANDDLHEYAGIVDTDYEPFVIYTV